In the Corynebacterium suedekumii genome, one interval contains:
- the hrcA gene encoding heat-inducible transcriptional repressor HrcA, translated as MAGSTDRRRQEVLRAIVADYIASQEPVGSKALLERHRLNVSSATIRNDMSVLESEGLIAQQHASSGRIPTEKGYRQFVDHIHDLKPLSAPERRAILSFLEGGVDLEDVLRRSVQLLAQLTRQAAVVQLPNLQVSRVKHCEVVALSTVRLLLVLITDTGRVDQRNVELEEPVDQEHVTRLRDLLNQALVGKTLTEASSSLIELAADAPPEIRHALVKSATRLIETLVEQPSDRLILAGTSNLTRMARDFPSGLPSVIEALEEQVTVLKLLANVPDLGNVSVLIGGENEDEDLHEASIVTTAYGSDGHALGGLGVVGPTFMDYPGTISKVSAVARYVSRVLAGE; from the coding sequence ATGGCTGGTTCGACGGACAGGCGGCGGCAGGAGGTGCTGCGTGCCATCGTGGCCGACTACATCGCCTCCCAGGAGCCGGTGGGCTCGAAGGCTCTGCTGGAGCGGCACCGGCTGAACGTGTCCAGTGCGACGATCCGCAACGACATGTCCGTGCTGGAGTCGGAGGGTCTGATCGCGCAGCAGCACGCGAGTTCGGGGCGGATTCCCACGGAGAAGGGCTACCGCCAGTTCGTCGACCACATCCATGACCTCAAGCCGCTCTCGGCACCCGAGCGGCGGGCGATCCTCAGTTTCCTCGAGGGCGGGGTGGACCTGGAGGATGTGCTGCGCCGCTCGGTGCAGCTGCTGGCCCAGCTGACCCGCCAGGCCGCGGTGGTGCAGCTGCCGAATCTGCAGGTCTCCCGGGTGAAGCACTGTGAGGTGGTGGCGTTGAGTACGGTGCGGCTGCTGCTGGTGCTCATCACGGACACGGGCCGGGTGGACCAGCGGAACGTGGAGCTGGAGGAGCCGGTCGATCAGGAGCATGTCACCCGGTTGCGGGACCTGCTCAATCAGGCGTTGGTGGGCAAGACGTTGACGGAAGCGTCGTCCTCCCTCATTGAGTTGGCGGCGGATGCGCCGCCGGAGATCCGGCATGCGCTGGTGAAGTCGGCGACGAGGCTGATCGAGACGCTGGTGGAGCAGCCGAGTGACCGGCTCATCCTGGCGGGCACGTCGAATCTCACGAGGATGGCCCGGGATTTCCCGTCGGGGCTGCCCAGTGTCATCGAGGCGCTGGAGGAGCAGGTGACGGTGCTCAAGTTGCTGGCGAATGTGCCGGACCTGGGGAACGTGAGCGTGCTCATCGGCGGGGAGAACGAGGATGAGGATCTGCATGAGGCGTCGATCGTGACCACCGCGTACGGGTCGGACGGGCATGCGCTCGGCGGGCTCGGTGTGGTCGGGCCCACGTTCATGGATTATCCGGGAACAATTTCGAAGGTGTCCGCCGTTGCACGGTATGTTAGCCGTGTCCTGGCAGGCGAATAA
- a CDS encoding hemolysin family protein, whose amino-acid sequence MDLDIAWLGTVTVIALALSGLLGTVESAVSSISRARVEGMVKDEVGGSRPLLRVLDRRADHINLLILLQTLLDATAAVFAAILAREYFESDAWAITIAIVFVALVSYAVVGVFGRTMGRKNPYSVSLRSAMVLQAVAYVLGPVARLLIWLGNLIAPGNGFRDGPYATEVELREMVDIAQEHGIVEVAERRMIQSVFDLASTTARQVMAPRPEMVWIEQFKHAGQATTLCVRSGYSRIPVIGENIDDIVGIVYLKDLVRTTYHLTDGGASVSVADVMRPATFVPDSKNLDELLHEMQRDHIHMSMLVDEYGGIAGLITLEDILEEIVGEIADEYDTREVAPIERIDARSYRTLSRLTLEDLTETVHDDLDIDIDFPEEVAEQVDTVAGLLAYELGRVPLPDSVVETCGLRLTAEGGRDRRGRVRVGSVVVEVLASAGDDAREPDETN is encoded by the coding sequence ATGGACCTCGACATTGCCTGGCTGGGCACCGTCACCGTCATCGCGCTGGCGCTGTCCGGCCTGTTGGGGACCGTCGAATCGGCGGTCAGCTCCATCTCGCGGGCCCGCGTGGAGGGCATGGTCAAGGACGAGGTCGGCGGCTCCCGGCCGCTGCTGCGCGTGCTCGACCGGCGCGCTGACCACATCAACCTGCTCATCCTCCTGCAGACCCTGCTCGACGCCACCGCGGCGGTGTTCGCCGCGATCCTGGCGCGGGAGTACTTCGAGTCGGACGCGTGGGCGATCACCATCGCCATCGTGTTCGTCGCGCTGGTCAGCTACGCCGTCGTCGGCGTCTTCGGCCGGACGATGGGCCGGAAGAACCCCTATTCGGTGTCGCTGCGCTCGGCGATGGTGCTGCAGGCCGTGGCGTACGTCCTCGGACCCGTCGCGCGGCTGCTCATCTGGCTGGGCAACCTCATCGCCCCCGGCAACGGTTTCCGCGACGGTCCCTACGCCACCGAGGTGGAGCTGCGCGAGATGGTGGACATCGCGCAGGAGCACGGCATCGTGGAGGTCGCGGAACGCCGGATGATCCAGTCCGTGTTCGACCTCGCCTCCACCACCGCGCGGCAGGTGATGGCGCCGCGGCCGGAGATGGTGTGGATCGAGCAGTTCAAGCACGCCGGCCAGGCCACCACGTTGTGCGTGCGCTCCGGTTACTCGCGCATCCCGGTGATCGGGGAGAACATCGACGACATCGTCGGCATCGTCTACCTCAAGGACCTCGTGCGCACCACGTACCACCTCACCGACGGCGGCGCCTCGGTCAGCGTCGCCGACGTCATGCGCCCGGCCACCTTCGTCCCCGACTCCAAGAACCTCGACGAACTGCTCCACGAGATGCAGCGCGACCACATCCACATGTCCATGCTCGTCGACGAGTACGGCGGCATCGCCGGCCTGATCACCCTCGAGGACATCCTCGAGGAGATCGTCGGCGAGATCGCCGACGAATACGACACCCGCGAAGTCGCCCCCATCGAGCGTATCGACGCCCGCTCCTACCGCACCCTCTCCCGCCTCACCCTCGAGGACCTCACCGAGACCGTCCACGACGACCTGGACATCGACATCGACTTCCCCGAAGAGGTCGCCGAACAGGTGGACACCGTCGCCGGCCTCCTCGCCTACGAACTCGGCCGCGTCCCCCTGCCCGACTCCGTCGTCGAGACCTGCGGCCTGCGCCTGACCGCCGAAGGTGGCCGCGACCGCCGGGGCCGCGTCCGCGTCGGCTCCGTCGTCGTGGAGGTGCTGGCGTCCGCGGGGGACGACGCCCGCGAACCCGATGAAACTAATTGA
- a CDS encoding type IV toxin-antitoxin system AbiEi family antitoxin domain-containing protein, which translates to MTTQPLPTGPSILTTIQLHEFGYPTRKIRQLVTQGRLHRIDRGVYCTTPPSAAMVIQALRITRPHLVFTVRTAYQIINRKPLTLPVQALAERPKSRMSTKWAVIRQVTDAPHIRVTGHRVALPVLAVVDLYRQRRMEAIDLIEGYYARREGKALMRDHLDRVGRLPREARAFIESRAYGSDSLTERRIFAPLKRRLPGLEQNVFLEGYWWDGVYDREMVIVEIDGREYHEAEQRGAFVKDRWKRNRVVRAGYIVLTYTAQCVDEHADMIVEQVEDTVRWRRQAENRAARRATPLSWEHLGVWDWHVLWREVRGYTP; encoded by the coding sequence ATGACGACGCAACCACTGCCCACCGGACCCAGCATTCTCACCACGATCCAGCTCCATGAGTTTGGTTATCCCACCAGGAAGATCCGTCAGCTGGTGACGCAGGGTCGCCTCCACCGGATCGACCGCGGCGTGTACTGCACGACACCACCCTCCGCCGCCATGGTGATCCAGGCACTCCGGATCACCAGGCCGCATCTGGTGTTCACGGTTCGGACGGCCTATCAGATCATCAACCGGAAGCCGCTGACTTTGCCGGTGCAGGCGTTGGCGGAACGACCGAAGTCCAGGATGTCGACGAAGTGGGCCGTGATCAGGCAGGTCACCGACGCGCCGCATATCCGAGTGACGGGGCACCGGGTGGCGTTGCCGGTGTTGGCGGTCGTGGATCTGTACCGGCAGCGGCGGATGGAGGCGATCGATCTGATTGAGGGGTATTACGCCCGCCGGGAGGGCAAGGCGCTGATGCGGGATCATCTGGACCGGGTGGGGCGGTTGCCGCGGGAGGCGCGGGCGTTCATCGAGTCGCGGGCGTACGGGTCGGACAGTCTGACGGAGCGTCGCATCTTCGCGCCGCTGAAGCGGCGGCTCCCGGGCCTGGAGCAGAACGTCTTCCTGGAGGGTTACTGGTGGGACGGGGTGTATGACCGGGAGATGGTGATCGTGGAGATTGACGGGCGGGAGTATCACGAGGCGGAGCAGCGGGGTGCGTTCGTCAAGGACCGGTGGAAGCGGAATCGGGTGGTCAGGGCGGGGTACATCGTGCTCACGTACACGGCGCAGTGTGTGGACGAGCATGCCGACATGATCGTGGAGCAGGTGGAGGATACGGTGCGGTGGCGTCGACAGGCGGAGAATCGGGCGGCGCGGCGGGCGACCCCGTTGAGCTGGGAACACCTGGGGGTGTGGGACTGGCACGTGCTGTGGCGGGAGGTGAGGGGTTACACTCCTTAG
- a CDS encoding AMP-dependent synthetase/ligase — MQEYSTPAEFEIAPGESCLTAMLDTVKARPHGVMFTRPANFEWVNVTGAEFVEEVFEVAKGLIASGVEQGDRVALISATRYEWSLMDFAIWAAGAVSVPVYPSSSLSQMQWIIEDSGAVLAVTETRDHSELISHLVLREDGTPGLQGSPSQLRRVLEINSSAIDTLKFEGRAVDTAEVEGRIQATSTDDLASLVYTSGTTGRPKGCRLTHRNWLSEIRALLTHPIGGIAVPGTRVLTFLPLAHVLARAVSLAVVIGGATQNHWSDFSTLSVEFARSRPNLILGVPRVFEKVRNSAAANAADGGPLKAAIFANAEKTAIEYSRALDTPEGPSRALLARRRVFDKLVYSKIRAAIGDSVKYCITGGSAMSHDLLHFFRGMGVTIYEGYGLTETAAAAAVDFEDQMIGTVGRPVGGTTIRINDEGEILVKGDIVFEGYWNNDEATADSMHDGWYNTGDLGELLETGHLVITGRKKDLIVTAGGKNVSPGPMEDSLRAHPLISQAMVVGDGKPFIGLLVTLDEEAMKRWKLNHNIPEGRSISDLATNPGLRAEIQDAVNTVNSTVSSAEGIKKFYILDRDLTEEENELTPTLKVKRNVVAQRYSDAIDHLYQR; from the coding sequence GTGCAGGAGTACAGCACCCCGGCCGAATTCGAGATCGCCCCCGGCGAAAGCTGCCTGACGGCGATGCTCGACACCGTCAAGGCCCGCCCGCACGGGGTGATGTTCACCCGACCGGCGAACTTCGAGTGGGTCAACGTCACCGGCGCCGAGTTCGTCGAGGAGGTCTTCGAGGTGGCCAAGGGCCTCATCGCCTCCGGCGTGGAGCAGGGCGACCGAGTGGCGCTGATCTCGGCGACGCGTTACGAGTGGTCGCTCATGGACTTCGCCATCTGGGCCGCGGGCGCGGTGTCGGTGCCGGTGTACCCGTCGTCGTCGCTGTCGCAGATGCAGTGGATCATCGAGGACTCCGGTGCGGTGCTGGCCGTCACCGAGACCCGCGACCACTCCGAACTCATCAGCCACCTCGTCCTGCGTGAGGACGGCACCCCCGGTCTGCAGGGCTCGCCCTCGCAGCTGCGGCGGGTGCTGGAGATCAACTCCTCGGCGATCGACACCCTCAAGTTCGAGGGCCGCGCCGTCGACACCGCCGAGGTGGAGGGCCGCATCCAGGCCACCTCCACGGATGACCTGGCCTCGCTGGTCTACACCTCCGGCACCACCGGCCGGCCGAAGGGCTGCCGCCTGACCCACCGCAACTGGCTCTCCGAGATCCGCGCGCTGCTCACCCACCCCATCGGTGGCATCGCCGTGCCGGGCACCCGGGTGCTCACCTTTCTGCCGCTGGCCCACGTCCTCGCCCGCGCCGTGTCCCTGGCCGTGGTCATCGGCGGCGCCACCCAGAACCACTGGTCCGACTTCTCCACCCTCTCGGTCGAGTTCGCCCGCTCCCGCCCGAACCTCATCCTCGGTGTGCCGCGCGTGTTCGAGAAGGTCCGCAACTCGGCGGCCGCCAACGCCGCCGACGGTGGCCCGCTCAAGGCCGCCATCTTCGCCAACGCCGAGAAGACCGCCATCGAGTACTCCCGCGCACTGGACACCCCCGAGGGCCCGTCGCGGGCGCTGCTGGCACGCCGTCGCGTCTTCGACAAGCTCGTCTACTCCAAGATCCGCGCCGCCATCGGCGACTCGGTGAAGTACTGCATCACCGGCGGCTCCGCCATGAGCCATGACCTGCTCCACTTCTTCCGCGGCATGGGCGTGACCATCTACGAGGGCTACGGGCTCACCGAGACCGCGGCCGCCGCGGCCGTCGACTTCGAGGACCAGATGATCGGCACCGTCGGCCGCCCCGTCGGCGGCACCACCATCCGCATCAACGACGAGGGTGAGATCCTGGTCAAGGGCGACATCGTCTTCGAGGGCTACTGGAACAACGACGAGGCCACCGCCGACTCGATGCACGACGGCTGGTACAACACCGGCGACCTCGGCGAACTGCTGGAGACCGGCCACCTGGTCATCACCGGCCGCAAGAAGGACCTCATCGTCACCGCCGGCGGCAAGAACGTCTCGCCCGGCCCGATGGAGGACTCCCTGCGCGCCCACCCGCTCATCTCCCAGGCCATGGTCGTCGGCGACGGCAAGCCCTTCATCGGCCTGCTGGTCACCCTCGACGAGGAGGCCATGAAGCGCTGGAAACTCAACCACAACATCCCCGAGGGCCGCTCCATCAGTGACCTGGCCACCAACCCGGGGCTGCGCGCCGAGATCCAGGACGCGGTGAACACGGTCAACAGCACCGTCTCCAGCGCGGAGGGCATCAAGAAGTTCTACATCCTCGACCGCGACCTCACCGAGGAGGAGAACGAGCTCACCCCGACGCTCAAGGTCAAGCGCAACGTCGTCGCCCAGCGCTACTCCGACGCGATCGACCACCTGTACCAGCGCTGA
- the dnaJ gene encoding molecular chaperone DnaJ, translating to MARDYYGILGVEKSASDAEIKKAYRKLARKYHPDVNPSEEAAEKFREASVAHEVLTDPDKRRVVDMGGDPMEQAGGMPGGGFGGGGFGDIFEAFFGGGAGGSRGPRSRVQPGNDALLRTAITLEEAFKGVKKDITVDTAVVCDHCEGTGSESKGKPVTCDNCHGAGEIQQVQRSFLGNIMTTQACPKCQGFGEVIPDPCSRCGGDGRMKKRRDLVVTVPAGIANGMRIRMAGQGEVGHGGGPAGDLYVEIATRPHPVFHREGDSLHMTVSVPAIDAALGTSFVLEDLAGEELTIDVPAGTQPAEQIRLGGEGMPRLRAEGRGDLIAHVDVVVPTELDDKTRKLLEQIRDHRHESAHINREDEDGNFFSRLRGKFRR from the coding sequence GTGGCTCGTGACTATTACGGAATTCTGGGCGTGGAGAAGTCCGCCTCTGATGCGGAGATCAAGAAGGCCTACCGCAAGCTGGCGCGCAAGTACCACCCGGACGTGAACCCGTCCGAGGAGGCGGCGGAGAAGTTCCGTGAGGCGTCGGTGGCGCATGAGGTGCTCACTGATCCGGACAAGCGTCGGGTCGTGGACATGGGTGGGGATCCGATGGAGCAGGCCGGCGGGATGCCCGGTGGCGGCTTCGGCGGTGGTGGTTTCGGGGACATCTTCGAGGCGTTCTTCGGTGGCGGCGCCGGCGGCAGTCGGGGTCCGCGCAGCCGTGTCCAGCCGGGTAATGATGCGCTGCTGCGCACGGCGATCACCCTGGAGGAGGCCTTCAAGGGTGTGAAGAAGGACATCACGGTGGACACCGCGGTGGTGTGTGACCACTGTGAGGGCACGGGGTCGGAGTCGAAGGGCAAGCCGGTGACCTGTGACAACTGCCATGGCGCGGGTGAGATCCAGCAGGTGCAGCGGTCGTTTTTGGGCAACATCATGACCACGCAGGCGTGCCCGAAGTGTCAGGGGTTCGGTGAGGTCATCCCGGATCCGTGCAGCCGTTGTGGGGGTGACGGCCGGATGAAGAAGCGTCGTGATCTGGTGGTGACGGTGCCGGCGGGTATCGCCAACGGCATGCGGATCCGGATGGCGGGTCAGGGTGAGGTGGGCCACGGTGGTGGTCCGGCGGGTGATCTCTACGTGGAGATCGCGACGCGTCCGCACCCGGTGTTCCATCGCGAGGGCGACAGTCTGCACATGACGGTGTCGGTCCCGGCGATCGACGCGGCCCTGGGCACCTCCTTCGTCCTGGAGGATCTGGCGGGCGAGGAGCTGACCATCGACGTGCCGGCGGGGACGCAGCCGGCGGAGCAGATCCGCCTGGGCGGCGAGGGTATGCCGCGGCTGCGGGCGGAGGGTCGGGGTGACCTCATCGCCCACGTCGACGTCGTCGTCCCCACCGAGCTGGACGACAAGACCCGGAAGCTGCTCGAGCAGATCCGGGATCACCGCCACGAGTCCGCGCACATCAACCGCGAGGATGAGGACGGGAACTTCTTCTCCCGCCTGCGGGGCAAGTTCCGCCGATGA
- a CDS encoding PhoH family protein, which translates to MATQVITNTVELDTAYAQAVLGINEENLRVLNNLIDADLFARGHLVRVTGPGHEVARAVKVLEELESIARRGHVIAPDSVKHAVSIVTVEAPQSVSEVLASDIVSRRGKTIRPKTLGQKTYVDAIDENTVVFGLGPAGSGKTYLAVAKAVQALQAKQVSRIILTRPAVEAGEKLGFLPGTLNDKIDPYLRPLYDALRDMLDPEMIPKLMEAGVIEVAPLAYMRGRTLNDAFVILDEAQNTTPAQMKMFLTRLGFGSRMVVTGDITQVDLPSGQKSGLRLVRHILRGVEDIHFSELTSQDVVRHALVGRIVDAYDTYEEKHQS; encoded by the coding sequence ATGGCCACACAGGTGATCACGAACACGGTTGAGCTCGACACCGCCTACGCGCAGGCGGTGCTGGGCATCAACGAGGAGAACCTGCGGGTGCTCAACAATCTCATCGACGCGGACCTGTTCGCCCGCGGGCATCTCGTGCGCGTCACGGGCCCGGGGCACGAGGTCGCGCGCGCCGTCAAGGTCCTCGAGGAGCTCGAGTCGATCGCCCGTCGCGGGCACGTCATCGCGCCGGACTCGGTCAAGCACGCGGTGTCGATCGTGACGGTGGAGGCGCCGCAGTCGGTGTCCGAGGTGCTGGCCAGCGACATCGTCAGCCGGCGCGGGAAGACCATTCGGCCGAAGACGCTGGGGCAGAAGACCTACGTCGACGCGATCGACGAGAACACTGTCGTCTTCGGCCTCGGCCCCGCCGGCTCCGGCAAGACCTACCTGGCGGTGGCGAAGGCGGTGCAGGCGCTGCAGGCCAAGCAGGTCAGCCGCATCATCCTCACGCGCCCCGCGGTGGAGGCCGGCGAGAAGCTCGGTTTTCTGCCCGGCACCCTCAACGACAAGATCGACCCGTACCTGCGCCCGCTCTATGACGCGCTGCGGGACATGCTCGACCCGGAGATGATCCCCAAGCTCATGGAGGCCGGCGTCATCGAGGTCGCGCCCCTGGCGTACATGCGTGGCCGGACGCTCAACGACGCGTTCGTCATCCTCGACGAGGCGCAGAACACCACCCCGGCGCAGATGAAGATGTTCCTCACCCGCCTCGGCTTCGGCTCCCGCATGGTGGTCACCGGCGACATCACCCAGGTCGACCTGCCCAGCGGCCAGAAGTCCGGCCTGCGCCTGGTCCGCCACATCCTCCGCGGCGTGGAGGACATCCACTTTTCCGAGCTCACCAGCCAGGACGTGGTCCGCCACGCCCTGGTCGGCCGCATCGTCGACGCGTACGACACCTACGAGGAGAAGCACCAGTCATGA
- the pdxY gene encoding pyridoxal kinase PdxY, with translation MNILSIQSHVAYGHVGNSAAVFPLQRLGHEVWPVSTVNYSNHTGYGAWRGPMIPASDVAEVIAGIEDRGVFERCDAVLSGYQGGSDIADVIIDAVARVKAANPDALYACDPVMGNAKSGCHVSDLIPPLLRDRVVPVADIITPNQFELGYLTGREAGDLESTLAAVDAAREMGPNTVLVTSVERPDRPEGTIEMLAVNDQGAWIVQTPYLPFKRNGSGDVTAALFTGHYVSTGDAADALARTASSVFDLVEKTYQADSRELLLIDAQDAYAHPRMQFEVTQVR, from the coding sequence GTGAACATTCTCTCCATTCAGTCCCACGTCGCGTACGGTCACGTCGGTAACTCCGCGGCCGTCTTCCCCCTGCAGCGCCTCGGCCATGAGGTGTGGCCGGTGTCCACGGTCAACTACTCCAATCACACCGGTTACGGCGCGTGGCGTGGGCCGATGATCCCGGCGTCCGATGTCGCGGAGGTCATCGCCGGCATCGAGGACCGTGGCGTCTTCGAGCGTTGCGACGCCGTCCTCTCCGGCTACCAGGGCGGCTCCGACATCGCCGACGTCATCATCGACGCCGTCGCCAGGGTCAAGGCCGCGAACCCGGACGCGCTCTACGCCTGCGACCCGGTGATGGGCAACGCCAAGTCCGGCTGCCACGTCTCCGACCTCATCCCACCGCTGCTGCGCGACCGCGTCGTCCCCGTCGCCGACATCATCACCCCCAACCAGTTCGAGCTGGGCTACCTCACCGGACGCGAGGCCGGCGACCTCGAGTCCACCCTCGCCGCCGTCGACGCCGCCCGCGAGATGGGCCCGAACACCGTCCTGGTCACCTCCGTCGAACGACCCGACCGCCCCGAAGGCACCATCGAGATGCTCGCCGTCAACGACCAGGGTGCCTGGATCGTGCAGACCCCCTACCTGCCGTTCAAGCGCAACGGCTCCGGCGACGTCACCGCCGCCCTGTTCACCGGCCACTACGTGTCCACCGGCGACGCCGCCGACGCCCTGGCCCGTACCGCCTCCTCCGTGTTCGACCTCGTGGAGAAGACCTACCAGGCCGACTCCCGCGAGCTCCTGCTCATCGACGCCCAGGACGCCTACGCCCACCCGCGGATGCAGTTCGAGGTCACGCAGGTCCGGTAG
- a CDS encoding 16S rRNA (uracil(1498)-N(3))-methyltransferase encodes MSLPVFVHPGPFDDVVELDGPEGRHAVTVKRLQPGEQIMLIDGRGAFATATITATRGKDEVTAAVGERGVAKRPEPTVTVVQALPKAERSELAVDLATQAGADAIVPWQAQRCVARWTGAKVEKGRAKWEAAALAAAKQSRRTRIPEVHEPVDTRGLAEFIAGKTAYVLHEEAATPIRDVDLSAAEIVLIVGPEGGIGEEELAQLTAAGARAVKLGPEVLRTASAAMVALSAIGALTSRW; translated from the coding sequence ATGAGCCTGCCGGTCTTCGTCCACCCCGGCCCCTTCGACGACGTGGTCGAGCTCGACGGCCCGGAGGGCCGGCACGCGGTCACCGTCAAGCGTCTGCAGCCCGGCGAGCAGATCATGCTTATTGACGGCCGCGGTGCCTTCGCCACCGCAACCATCACCGCCACCCGCGGCAAGGATGAGGTGACGGCTGCGGTGGGGGAGCGGGGCGTCGCCAAGCGGCCGGAACCGACGGTGACGGTGGTGCAGGCCCTGCCCAAGGCGGAGCGCTCGGAGCTGGCGGTGGACCTGGCGACGCAGGCCGGGGCGGACGCGATCGTCCCGTGGCAGGCGCAGCGGTGCGTGGCCAGGTGGACCGGCGCGAAGGTGGAGAAGGGCCGGGCGAAGTGGGAGGCGGCGGCGCTGGCGGCGGCGAAGCAGTCGCGGCGCACCCGGATCCCCGAGGTCCACGAGCCGGTGGACACCCGCGGGCTCGCCGAGTTCATCGCGGGGAAGACCGCGTACGTGCTGCACGAGGAGGCGGCGACCCCGATCCGGGACGTCGATCTCAGCGCTGCGGAGATCGTGCTCATCGTCGGCCCCGAGGGTGGGATCGGTGAGGAGGAGCTCGCGCAGCTGACCGCGGCCGGTGCCCGGGCCGTGAAGCTGGGGCCCGAGGTGCTGCGCACGGCGAGTGCCGCGATGGTGGCGCTGTCCGCCATCGGGGCCCTGACCTCGCGCTGGTAG
- the hemW gene encoding radical SAM family heme chaperone HemW: MFGLYLHVPFCATRCGYCDFNTYTPGELDMAPVAYLDSLARELSMTGVDREVDTIFIGGGTPSLLGADGLGRILTMVRDNFDLAPDAEITTESNPESTSPAYFDGLLDAGFTRVSLGMQSASPDVLKVLDRTHTPGRAVAAAREARDAGFEHVNLDMIYGTPTETDDDVIATLDAVLSAGVDHVSAYSLIVEDGTAMARKVRRGELPAPDEDVYARRYEMIADRLEGAGFSWYEVSNWARPGGECRHNEIYWRDGDWWGAGPGAHSHLGNRRFHNVKHPARYAAMLAAGDLPIAGEELLSAADRHTEALMLGLRLRDGVPLSWIEPAGHEVVDTFVDRGLLHKIDDRVALTDAGRLLADGIITDILVAEER; the protein is encoded by the coding sequence ATGTTCGGCCTCTACCTCCACGTTCCCTTCTGCGCCACCCGCTGCGGCTACTGCGACTTCAACACCTACACCCCCGGTGAACTCGACATGGCGCCCGTCGCCTACCTCGATTCCCTGGCGCGCGAACTGTCGATGACCGGCGTGGACCGGGAAGTGGACACCATCTTCATCGGCGGCGGCACCCCCTCCCTCCTGGGGGCCGACGGCCTCGGCCGCATCCTCACCATGGTCCGGGACAACTTCGACCTGGCCCCGGACGCCGAGATCACCACCGAATCCAACCCCGAATCCACCTCACCCGCCTACTTCGACGGGCTTCTCGACGCCGGCTTCACCCGCGTCTCCCTCGGCATGCAGTCCGCTTCCCCGGACGTCCTCAAGGTCCTCGACCGCACCCACACCCCCGGCCGCGCGGTCGCCGCCGCCCGCGAGGCCCGCGACGCCGGCTTCGAGCACGTCAACCTCGACATGATCTACGGCACCCCCACCGAAACCGACGACGACGTCATCGCCACGCTCGACGCCGTCCTCTCCGCGGGTGTCGACCACGTCTCCGCCTACTCCCTCATCGTCGAGGACGGCACCGCCATGGCCCGCAAGGTCCGCCGCGGCGAACTGCCCGCCCCCGACGAGGACGTCTACGCTCGCCGCTACGAGATGATCGCTGACCGCCTCGAGGGCGCCGGTTTCTCCTGGTACGAGGTCTCCAACTGGGCCAGGCCCGGCGGCGAGTGCCGGCACAACGAGATCTACTGGCGCGACGGCGACTGGTGGGGCGCCGGCCCCGGTGCCCACTCCCACCTGGGCAACCGCCGCTTCCACAACGTCAAGCACCCCGCCCGCTACGCCGCGATGCTCGCCGCCGGCGACCTCCCCATCGCCGGCGAGGAACTGTTGAGTGCCGCCGACCGCCACACCGAGGCCCTCATGCTCGGCCTCCGGCTTCGCGACGGCGTCCCCCTGTCCTGGATCGAGCCCGCCGGCCACGAGGTCGTCGACACCTTCGTCGACCGCGGCCTCCTGCACAAGATCGACGACCGAGTGGCCCTCACCGACGCCGGCCGCCTGCTCGCCGACGGCATCATCACCGACATCCTCGTCGCCGAGGAGCGGTAG
- the ybeY gene encoding rRNA maturation RNase YbeY: MSIEVFNESGHEGVNEEMLIDVASFALGEMDIHPDAEASIHIVDLATITDLHVRWLDLEGPTDVMTFPMDELTPGGGTVTGGRPDGAVPGPAMLGDIVLCPEFAAKQAAAAGHGLDHELALLTVHGCLHLLGYDHGTPPEEREMFGLQNELLADWYDDVTRRGVTYQPKPTGAQAFPSAADRVALDEIVPGGGAGGGIPAVGEPRRREAEPEEG; this comes from the coding sequence ATGAGCATCGAGGTCTTCAACGAGTCCGGCCACGAGGGCGTCAACGAGGAGATGCTCATCGACGTCGCCTCCTTCGCCCTCGGTGAGATGGACATCCACCCGGATGCCGAGGCCTCCATCCACATCGTCGACCTGGCCACCATCACCGACCTCCACGTGCGATGGCTCGACCTGGAGGGCCCGACCGACGTCATGACCTTCCCCATGGACGAGCTCACCCCCGGCGGCGGCACCGTCACCGGCGGCCGCCCCGACGGCGCGGTCCCCGGCCCGGCCATGCTCGGCGACATCGTCCTGTGCCCCGAGTTCGCCGCCAAGCAGGCGGCCGCCGCGGGCCACGGCCTCGACCACGAACTGGCCCTGCTCACCGTCCACGGCTGCCTCCACCTGCTCGGCTACGACCACGGCACCCCGCCCGAGGAGCGCGAGATGTTCGGCCTGCAGAACGAGCTGCTCGCCGACTGGTACGACGACGTCACCCGTCGGGGTGTGACCTACCAGCCCAAGCCGACCGGGGCGCAGGCGTTCCCGTCGGCGGCGGACCGGGTCGCCCTCGACGAGATCGTGCCCGGCGGTGGGGCCGGCGGTGGGATTCCCGCGGTGGGGGAGCCGCGGCGTCGAGAAGCAGAACCTGAAGAAGGCTAG